A genomic region of Gemmatimonadota bacterium contains the following coding sequences:
- a CDS encoding ATP-binding cassette domain-containing protein: protein MSNTPDIAVQNLGKTYEVPQREPGLGAAIKSLVSRTTRDVEAVKNISFDVAPGEIVGFLGPNGAGKTTTLKMLSGLLHPTAGEISVIGHTPYARHKNFLNRITLVMGQRNQLMWDIPVADSFERNRAIYRISHGEYNNTLDELNALLDLSELLSKPVRNLSLGERMKCEIAAALLHRPKILFLDEPTIGLDVTMQRRIRAFLGEYNRRHSATVLLTSHYMADVEALCKRVIVIHHGELLFDGDLSALIERFSPHKTIVVDLETERADLSSYGEVVTAEGNSVTLRVPKTKTADVTGKLLANLPVIDLTVEDPPIEEVIEQVFSN, encoded by the coding sequence ATGTCCAACACCCCCGACATCGCCGTCCAGAACCTCGGAAAAACTTATGAAGTGCCCCAGCGAGAACCCGGATTGGGCGCAGCGATCAAAAGCCTCGTCTCGCGCACCACACGCGACGTCGAAGCCGTCAAAAACATCTCCTTTGACGTTGCCCCAGGCGAAATCGTCGGATTCTTGGGACCCAATGGCGCTGGCAAAACCACCACCCTCAAAATGCTATCGGGTCTGCTCCACCCCACAGCCGGCGAAATCTCAGTCATTGGACACACCCCTTATGCGCGCCACAAAAATTTTCTCAACCGCATCACCCTCGTCATGGGCCAGCGCAACCAGCTCATGTGGGACATTCCCGTAGCCGACTCTTTTGAACGCAACCGAGCGATCTACCGCATTTCTCACGGCGAATACAACAACACCCTCGACGAACTCAACGCCTTACTCGACCTGAGCGAATTGCTTTCCAAACCCGTGCGCAATCTCTCATTGGGAGAACGCATGAAATGTGAAATCGCCGCAGCCCTGCTCCACCGCCCAAAGATTCTCTTCCTCGACGAACCCACCATTGGCCTCGACGTCACCATGCAGCGCCGCATCCGCGCCTTCTTGGGCGAATACAACCGCCGCCACAGCGCCACCGTATTGCTCACCTCGCATTACATGGCCGATGTCGAAGCCCTGTGCAAGCGCGTTATTGTCATTCACCACGGCGAACTGCTCTTCGACGGCGATTTGAGCGCGCTCATCGAACGCTTTTCACCTCACAAAACCATAGTCGTCGATCTCGAAACCGAACGCGCCGACCTCTCCTCCTACGGCGAGGTCGTCACCGCCGAGGGCAACAGTGTAACCCTGCGCGTACCCAAAACAAAAACCGCCGATGTCACTGGAAAATTGCTCGCCAATCTGCCCGTCATCGACCTCACAGTTGAAGATCCACCCATAGAAGAAGTCATCGAACAGGTGTTTTCAAATTGA
- a CDS encoding ABC-2 family transporter protein: MKHYTATYWAFFKTSLLEQFQYRAAMAIWMIGRILEPIIYLTVWTTVAHARGGSVGSYSPADFAAYYIVLMLVNQFTFSWIMHIYDFRIRQGELSNFLLKPIHPIHADIAENIAYKVMTAVIIFPTATLLFFLFDPNLAFHIQTFAVFLLALGMAFFMRFFIEWTLALVAFWTTRNEAINQMYFTLGLFLSGRIAPIDLLPGAIQTLADALPFRWAIAFPVELMLGRLSQEQIWNGFTMQAIWLLAGFLLIQLTWRSGVKKYSAVGS; encoded by the coding sequence TTGAAACATTATACCGCCACCTACTGGGCCTTTTTCAAGACCTCATTACTCGAACAGTTTCAATATCGCGCCGCCATGGCGATATGGATGATCGGTCGCATACTCGAACCCATCATCTACCTCACCGTATGGACGACAGTCGCCCATGCACGCGGGGGCAGTGTGGGATCCTATTCACCTGCCGACTTTGCCGCTTATTACATCGTACTCATGCTCGTCAACCAATTCACCTTCTCCTGGATCATGCACATATACGACTTTCGCATTCGCCAGGGCGAACTCTCCAACTTCTTGCTCAAACCCATACACCCCATACACGCGGATATTGCCGAGAACATCGCGTACAAAGTCATGACCGCTGTCATCATTTTTCCCACGGCAACTTTGCTCTTCTTTCTCTTTGACCCCAACCTCGCCTTTCACATCCAGACATTCGCCGTCTTTTTACTCGCACTGGGCATGGCGTTCTTCATGCGATTCTTCATCGAATGGACCCTCGCCCTCGTCGCCTTTTGGACCACGCGCAACGAAGCCATCAACCAGATGTACTTCACACTCGGCCTATTTCTCTCTGGACGCATCGCGCCTATTGACCTGCTACCGGGTGCCATCCAGACCCTCGCCGACGCGCTCCCCTTTCGATGGGCTATTGCATTTCCCGTCGAACTCATGCTCGGTCGTCTCTCACAAGAACAGATCTGGAACGGATTCACCATGCAAGCTATCTGGCTACTCGCGGGTTTTCTGTTAATCCAACTCACCTGGCGGTCGGGCGTCAAAAAATACTCGGCAGTTGGATCATAA